From the genome of Halobacteriovorax marinus SJ:
ATACCTAACCTCCACAGACTAGATATGGAGAGCCAAGATTCTAGGAAGTTTATTAAAGATGTTGAAAAGGCAGAGTCTTGGCCGGGACCTGTTATTGGTACACCTCCAAGCAGAGAGAGTGTGCAACAAGCAAAAGATAACATTGAAAAAGCTGATAGTTATAAAGAAAAGCAAGAGAAGAAAGTATCTTGGACATACTATATCCAAGTGTATGGGTTTGTTCTTGGAGTATTTTTAAACTTGATTTTTGTTACGGTAAACTATTTAGATTAAAAAGGTAATAAATGAGTAATGCAGAGGGAATATTCAAGGATTTAATTGATAAAGAGAGTTTGAAAGAACTAATTAATGAAGTTGGTAAAGAAGATTTATATATAGACTTCAAGAGAGTACCCAATGCTTCCGAGGGGAAGTTCTGTGATTCTTGCAGAAAGAATTTAGGAAAAGGTCTTAGCGGATTTGCAAACTCAGCAGGTGGAGTACTCGTTTTTGGCGTTAAAGAAGAAGGTGATGATCTTTTGCTTGATCCAATTAATGAGGTTCGAAGTTTCGATCAAAAAATTCAAGAGAATATAAATAGGCTGACTAGTTATAATGTTCCTGAAGTCATTTCAAAAATAATAACTGAGGGGGAAAATTCTGGTTACGTTGCTGTCTTGATTCCTAAATCAGACTTAGCTCCCCACCAGCTAATTCAAGACAAGAAGTATTATCGTAGAAGTGGTGAGTCATTTAAACCAATGGAGCACTATGAACTTGAGAATATGTTTGGCAGGGCACCAAAGCCTGTACTTGTTCCAGATATTATTATTGAGAGGAATGGAGGTTCTTCTACACATCATGACTATAAGTTGATTTTTGGTATTAGAAATAATGGCAGGTTAGCAGGTACATATCCTTTTTTGGGGATAAATTTGAATAATGGTTATTCAATTGATTCTTATGAACTAGATGGCAATAGAAACCCTGGACTACCGAAGCTGAGAAACTCTAATACTGGAGGGAACAGATTCGTTGAATACGGACAAGCTGGCGATACTATAGTATTTCCAGGTCATTTCTTAAAAGTAACTTGTGCCAAGATCAAGGAAGATAAAAGAACTAATACATTTAACTTGGGCGACTTTTCTGCTGATTTTAAAGTAGCATCTAAAGAATCACTATTAAGCGAGAGAACAATTACAACTTCAATTGATGAAATTAAGGAAATGATTGCTTCAGGAAAGTCTTATTTTGAACTTTCAGAAGATAATTAAAAAATTTGTAGTACTTTGTAGTGTGCTGCACACCTAAACATTAATCAAATCAAATAGATAAGGTACCCTTCACCACCTCCACTATCGGATTCCGGTGGTGGAAGCCCTCTTTCCTTAAACATTACTAAAATCAGCTACTTAATTACAGTAACTTGCGTTTGAATCGGACGTTGAGACCTGTCTGAACTTGTCTCAAACTGTCCCGATGTGGCTATTTGTGGCTCGGAGTTTATTTACGCTTTGCGGGAATTGATGAGAGAGGGGTAACTGAGGGGCTTAACTTCTTGCCAAGTAGTAATGGGAATAAGGAAATACTTAGTTTAATTTAAGTTCAATTTGTCGCCCCTTGGTCGACATTTTGTACCTTAATTAAACCAAAAATGAAATAATAAGGACTACCAATGTGTAGTCCCTTGCGAAAAGTACTTAACTAGGTGAATGTATTAATAAATGATGTCTAAATACATAATTTTGTATTTTTATGTGGTAAGTTGTTGTAAATATTGTCGTTTGAAATGAGGTTACAAAATTTTGTAATTTTTTTATGGTGTATTGTCGATAGGGAGTTATAATGGCTAAAAAGAAGCCAGACTACGATAGAGGAAGAATTGAAACAATCGAGCTAAAAAGGTCAATTGTTTTCAATGGTAATACTATTAAAAAAGCTGTTATTGAAATTGATCATATAAATTATGGACTTAACAGCAAGACGAGAGCTTTAAATACAAAGAAACGTACGAGTTTCACTGTAAAAGATGTTGAGAAGTTCATTATGCTTCTTGATGGAGAAGACATCATCCCAGATGACTACAAAGGGAAGAAGTCTCAGTTTAGCTTAAGAATCAACTGTCCAATAGATGGAAAGTTTTTTGATAAAGAATTCATAATGATTTTTGATACGCATTATGACAAAGAAGAAGAGATTCATACAATTACATTAATTCCAGGGTGGTAATATGAACTATACAAATGATGACATTTTAAAAAGAATTGAGAATGCTAAAAAGAACAAAAAGAAGCTTACTCATGTTACCGATAAAAGCTCTCTTTCAGTAGAAGACAAAGTTAAAATGAGTCTATGTAAGCACTTTGTTCAGTTTGCTAATGAGAAAAAAATGAAGTCTAAGGACTTAAGTGATTTAACTGGAATTCCTGCTAGTCGCATATCTGAAATTACAAATTACAAAATAAAAAAGTTCTCAGTCGATCAATTGTTAAAGAACTTAACTGTCCTTGGGGAACACTCGCCACGAATTAGGGAGTACTTAATCTTTATAGAGAAGGCCATTGAAGTTCCTGCGCTTAAAGTTACTGAGACTAGGAAGCTGACTAAAGGAATTAAGACCTTTATGGAGGCAGGTGGGGGAGAAGGATTCCTTCACGCTTAAAAACAAGACCTTAAAGAATTTGTTATTTATACAGGGGAATTTGCCCCCTTCTTTTATCTACTTGTTAATTGTGTTACGAAAAATGTTGCTGGCGAATGTCGTACGAGACTTGCTGTTACAATGATGATTTAAAGTCAAATTTAAGTTGTAAAAGTTATTTACTCTGCAAAAAATTCATCATAATCGAAATCTTCTCGTTCATCAAAGTCGCTTTCTTCAAGTGCATTTACATCAACTGAGTAGATTCTTTTGTCTATTACTATCTGAACGCCTTGAAATGCAGGATCGTTATATTGTGGAAAGTTATTTTCATCCATTTGAATTTTTCTTACGTTTAAGTACGGTAGATTATTTGGATTGTACTCATAGATTTCATAGTCATAATCAGACTCATGTGTACCCATTGGAATTGCTCCAAGCCAATCTTTAAATATTTGTGTTTGAGTTTTTGGTTTTATATTTTCACAATATTTAACGATCTTTTTTATACCATTGTAGTTAATCTTTTTAGGTGGTGAATTTTTACCATCCTTATTCCGCTTCATGAAACGATCGTGCCCTGATACTTTATACGGGCCAATTAACTCAGGCATTTTTAAGTATTTATCTAGGTCAAAAGGGGCGAGTTTAAGGAAATTAAGTTCGTCTAGAAGTTGCATGTAGAATCTAAGTAGCGTGTGTCTTTTTGTTTTTCTCGTATAATACAAGTCCTCAGGCTTGTTTGGTATATTAAATTCATTAAATTCACTTCTCAATCTTTGGTTTGGACCGACTATCCCTTCATCTAGTGTAATAATAAAATCAGGGCGATATTTAATACTATCTAATTCCCCATCAAGGGTTTTCAATTGATCAGCGATAACTTTTAGTTCCCTAGAAGCCTCAAATGCTACAACTAGTCCAACTATATTAGGGGCACCTAAGCCTGTTTTCATGCCCATATTGTCATCATGAGTAAATCCTTGTTTTGGAATAATCTTTTTTAGGCTCTCTATGTTTTTGTATGCACTTTTCAGTTCCGTACTATTAAGAGATGTTTTAACTTGAATTACACAGTAGACTATTTCTATAGGGAAAAGTGCATGGCCATCTTCGTAGATAAGCTTAGGGCATTTGTCTTTATCATAGATAATAATGTCCATTTCACCGCTATGCTCATTATTTGACGTTACAACCTCACCTTTACCAAAACCATATTTACTTGGAAGCACAGTTTCTAAGAAAGACTTTATAATATCCTCTCTGTTTGTACCTCTCCCAAGTTTATGATGAGCCTCTTTTGTGCTTTCAAAGTCTACTTTCATTTTTTGAGCTACGCTCATGAATTTTTTTCTTATATTCATAGAATATTCCCTGCATGATTTTTATATAACTATAGACAAATATATTTTATATGAGAATAGGTTTTAAAATATCAGAGCATACCAAAATGAATGGATTTGAATTAACTGGCAGACAGGTTGCCTCACTCTTTATTGAATATGGATGAATGGGGAGAGGGTCAAGATATTCTAGTTTTTGTGACAACAAATGATAAAATTGATATGTTTAGGTGTGGAATACTGCTTCCATGAAGTTGCGTGATTTCAGGTGGATGGAGTCTTTTTACATGTATGACGTATTAGAATGCTTTATTTCCTTACAGTAAAATTTCATCTTTAAAAAAAAGATTTAAGCGGATTAGAAAGCGATGGAGAATTTATGAACTATTCTGACATATCAGAGATAAATGAGGCTGAAATAAGAGCACTTATCGAAAATGAAGTGATTGAAAATGCACATTTGGAATACAAAAAAGATATCCATTTTAATAATGATAAAGAAAAAAAAGAACTCCTTGCTGATATTTGCTCATTCTGCAATATCGGTGGTGGGGTAATTCTTTATGGTATCGATGAAAAAAGGGATGAAGGAAAGACTACAGGATTACCTTCTTCTGTATGCGGTTTAAGTGTTAATCTTGATGAGGTTATTCGCAAAATTGACGAATCTGTAAGACATAGTATTGAGCCAAGAGTGATTGGTTTAAAAATGGCACAGCTTGAGGTCGATGAGAAGATTGTACTTGTAATATTTATTCCCCGAAGTATTAATCCTCCCCACATGGTTACCTT
Proteins encoded in this window:
- a CDS encoding AlbA family DNA-binding domain-containing protein → MSNAEGIFKDLIDKESLKELINEVGKEDLYIDFKRVPNASEGKFCDSCRKNLGKGLSGFANSAGGVLVFGVKEEGDDLLLDPINEVRSFDQKIQENINRLTSYNVPEVISKIITEGENSGYVAVLIPKSDLAPHQLIQDKKYYRRSGESFKPMEHYELENMFGRAPKPVLVPDIIIERNGGSSTHHDYKLIFGIRNNGRLAGTYPFLGINLNNGYSIDSYELDGNRNPGLPKLRNSNTGGNRFVEYGQAGDTIVFPGHFLKVTCAKIKEDKRTNTFNLGDFSADFKVASKESLLSERTITTSIDEIKEMIASGKSYFELSEDN
- a CDS encoding XRE family transcriptional regulator; this translates as MNYTNDDILKRIENAKKNKKKLTHVTDKSSLSVEDKVKMSLCKHFVQFANEKKMKSKDLSDLTGIPASRISEITNYKIKKFSVDQLLKNLTVLGEHSPRIREYLIFIEKAIEVPALKVTETRKLTKGIKTFMEAGGGEGFLHA
- a CDS encoding DUF6602 domain-containing protein → MNIRKKFMSVAQKMKVDFESTKEAHHKLGRGTNREDIIKSFLETVLPSKYGFGKGEVVTSNNEHSGEMDIIIYDKDKCPKLIYEDGHALFPIEIVYCVIQVKTSLNSTELKSAYKNIESLKKIIPKQGFTHDDNMGMKTGLGAPNIVGLVVAFEASRELKVIADQLKTLDGELDSIKYRPDFIITLDEGIVGPNQRLRSEFNEFNIPNKPEDLYYTRKTKRHTLLRFYMQLLDELNFLKLAPFDLDKYLKMPELIGPYKVSGHDRFMKRNKDGKNSPPKKINYNGIKKIVKYCENIKPKTQTQIFKDWLGAIPMGTHESDYDYEIYEYNPNNLPYLNVRKIQMDENNFPQYNDPAFQGVQIVIDKRIYSVDVNALEESDFDEREDFDYDEFFAE